Genomic segment of Colletotrichum destructivum chromosome 5, complete sequence:
CCGTAAGCGGTCTTCTCGACGGGACCTCTGGAGTGGATGGCCGGCTTCGCGAAGACCAACCACCACTACAGATCAGAACGTGCCCTTGTTCGACCTGTATTTCTGGCGCAGCTTGCAACCGCGAGAACTACTCTGGGGTCCTCGGTCAACCTTCTTTCTAGACCAAGGCCCGAGCACGGGAATCGCGTCTTATTTGACCATGTGCGGTTGCCTGCTGATACCTCGAAAAAATATGGAAAGGCGCTCCACCTTAGGCTATGTAGTACAGCTGGGTCCTGACTACTACGGAGTCACAGCATCTCATACGTTCAGGAGTGCTGAAGATGAGCCAAAGCTTCCGATGGCCCGCGGAGAATCTACGCATTACGACCGTTCGGCTGTCTCGGCCGAGCACAAGGACACCGTACTGACGTCCGGCGGATCACCGTACTCGGATGATTGGATTGGCCAGCAAACGGAAAACCTGCAGATCGATACTTcggacgacaacgaggagTTTCTTGTGGACGACGgagagtacgagagcttcACAGACGAGGAAAGTGACACTGAACATGTGATTGACGGCGCCAGGAAAAAGAAGGGCGTCTGGCAAAAGGACTGGAAACGCGACGAGATCCCTGTCGTATCATTTCCCCAGCTTGCAGAATACGAGGTGCTTGGCGAACTTGATCTGGACTGGGCGCTGGTCAAGCTGGAAGATGCAGACGATTGGCGGCCAAACGCCGTCATGGCTAAAAACGGGACCGATGTCATCTTCCTGACCGAGTTCGCGTCAGAATACCCGGAACGAGAAACCCCCGTTCTCATCGCGACTTCGGGCGGCGCACAATTCTCTGGAAACCTTCATTCGATACCATCAGTGCTTGGAGGTGTCAACGGGAGAGTCCCGTCTGTCATGCGGACTGTCACCCTTGATGATGGCAAGCGTTAGTTAGGCCGCAGAAGAATGGGATACAACAAGCTAACGTGTGCCATAGTTCTCAGCAAAGGAGGTTCCGGCTCGGTGGTTGTAGATGCTCTGACGAACCAGATCTTTGGCCACGTCGTGGCTTCGAACCCACTGGGCGAGGTCTATGTCAGTCCCGTCATTGGGCTCCTGGACCATCTCAAAGCTCGGTACCGTGAGACTCAAGTCCGTCTTCCGGAACCACTCAGTACCCTAAGGGATATGATAGCATTCCATGCACTCCGCAAAAACCCCGCCTTGGTCGACAGGCTGATTCAGCATTATGCCAAGCTTGACGTCGCCTATGCATCCACACATCCGCCAAACGAGCTTCATCAAGCGATTTACAGCGCAGATGTGGATTCTGTGAGGCCGCTCCTCAGACCGGACATCTACATGAAATCGAAAGACTATCGCGGGGGGGCAGCACTGCACGCCGCGTCCTTGTATGGACATGCTGAGATAGTTGAACTCATTGTTGAGTCAGGATTCGAGCTGGACCCTGTGGACCAGACAGGCTGGACACCCCTTAACAATGCATCACATGGCGGGCATGCAGAAGTCGTGCGGTTGCTTCTATCGAAGGGTGCCGATCCGAATATTCCGACCATCCTTACACGAACGCCATTGTATACTGCAGCAATGGAGGGCCACAAGGAAGTCATACAGCTTCTGCTACTGCAAGCCGGAGATAGGCTGGATGAAAGTGCACGAGACTACAGGGGTATGATGCTTCTGCACGCTGCATCACAGAACGGCCATGCAGAAGTGGTAGAGCTACTTCTCGATCGAGGGACTGATTTGTATGTCAAAGATGCACAAGAAGAGACACCGCTTCACCACGCGTCAAGAGCCGGCCACCTAGAAGTAGTGAGGCTTCTCATTGAACGAGGGGCTGATGTGAACGTCGAAGACTTATACAGATGGACACCACTGCACCATGCGTCAAGAATCGGCCACTTGGATGTAGTGaagctgctcctcgaccaAGGGGCTCGTTTGTGGGCAAAAGATGTCGAAGGATGGACACCACTGTACGACGCGTCAAGGTTCGGCCGCACAGAGGTAGTGAAGCTGCTTCTCGCTCACGGGGCTCAAGTAGACGACGAAGCCCTAGACGGGCAAACGCCGCTCGGTTGTGCGGAGGAGGGCAATCACGCAGACATATACGAACTCCTCCTTCAAGCAGGGACTTGGGATTCGAAGAGcgcaagagagaagaggacaGGCGACAAGATTCATCCGGatgcggacgacgacaagctgAAAGAGGCGAAGGCATCGGGCCATGCAAacaagccggcgccgaaaCACACCAAGTCGGGCATTGTGCAACAGTCACAAAGGGATGGCGAGGCTTTCCCTAAAGACAGTCAGCTGAGTAGGGAAACACGAAGCACGGAAGTTGGAACCGCCTGAAGCGAAATCAGAGAGTCTCGTATTGCATATAGGTGTAACGCCCCGGTTCAAGCCCCCAACTCCGCCGTTATGTGCCGTTTGCTCAGCTTCGTACCATACCGACTCTGGCGATATTGAAGTTTTTCTATGTAGCGATATTGAGGTGTCGATTGTGTTTGCTAGCACATCAAATTCGTGTACATACACGCTGCGGCATTCCCAGCGGAAACATCATGGACTTTGATAGAAACTTACGTCGTCTCTTCCACGTTGAAGCGACCATCCATCGGCCACGGGTCTTTGGCTTTCTTGGCCCTGGCCAATTTTGAGCATGTCAGCATACAATGAATGGCCTCGCGGCAGCTCACGAACGTCCAGATACACGCAAGGTGGGGGAACTCACTTCAAGTCGGCCCCAGACGCCAGTTTCGCGGCGAGATACCGCATCATCCTGTAATACCATGTAGaaccgacgccgacggagccggcCCAGGACGCCACGacggccatcttctccgaCCGGGGCACTCGGAGTCCGGCGTACTCCTCAACGGCGGCTCGGAGAACGCCACGGCCCCGCCCAACGGCGCTGGGGCCGCAGTGCCTCAggagcgcggcggcgaggaccgtggcgtcctcgatggcgaagCCCGTCCCCTGGCCGCTGGTGGGGAGCATCAGccgcgcggcgtcgccgatgaggacgacgggcCCGGTCCCGCGTGTGTCGGGGGCGGCCCACTGGATCTCGTCCCGTCGCCAGACGCGCTGGCGGAGGGGCGTGTGGACGATGCGgtccgccgaggccagcaTCGTCGCGAAGTCGCCGGCGAAGGGGTGGCGGAGGCGCAGGTGGGCGcggaggatggcgacggtggcggaTCTGGGGTACTGGCCTGCCGCGATGGCGTCGTGCCACGGttcctcgtccccgtccccgtcccggTTCCCGTCTCCGTCTTTGGCGTGGTGGGCTTGGGTTTCCTCGTTAGCCGGGTCCGCTCGGGTCTCCGGGGCCGTTTCTTCGGGGAGGATCAAGTCCCAGCGGAACATGCTCCCCGGACAGGGCCCCGTGGCCAAGAACCCCCGCGGCAGCCACACCGAATGTGACTCGGAGAACGGGCGTTCGGGGGTGTGAGAGGCGGGCATCTTGTCTGCGGAGGAGATGCCGTAGATGCCGGTCATGCCCATGTGGTCGGGTAGCCAGCGGCGTGCGGCGGTCTGCGGGTCGCGGAGGGTGAGGATgtggcggcggacggcggagtagccgccgtcggcaccgacgaggaggtcgacgtcgaggtgggtgccgtcggcgaagccCACGCGAGTgcggcaggcggcggcggcgtcgtcgtcgtcatgggACTCTCCCAATGCGACAGCGGGATCGAAGcggacggccttcttggcccacctcacgtcgccgcccagctcaCGCACGCGGTCGACGAGAAGGGCCTGCAGGGCGGCGCGCTCAAAGTACACGGCGCCCATGCGCATCTCGTGGGACCAGAAGCCGTTGGTCATGGTCTTGAGGTGCGTGAGCGGGGCGTCCGGGCTCCGGACCAGGGACGAGGGGCCGGACCAGAGGGACAGGTCGTCGCATTCGTGGCCGTGCGTGCGGATGGTgtcgccgagaccgagggccaggagggGGTGGATGCCGTTCGGGAGGAGCGCCACCGAGGCGCCGGCACGTTGGTGGTGTCTGGGCGAGCTCTCGTCGGTGGtggccgggcccggggccGGAGACTGATCGAAGAGGATCGGACGAAAGAGGGTGCGGAGGACCGGGTGGGACAGGAGGTGCAGTGCGAGCGTCGgaccggcgatggcggcgccgcagATACCCACTATTCTCGGGGCCGGCGGTGTCATTGTAGCAGTCGGCGTCTGTTGTCTACGATGGAGATGGGATGCTGGTGCAAATGGCAAAGACCTGGTTTAAAGCTGGATGATGTCGAGGCCTCATACCACATCGCATGAGAATCAATTACAAGTGATGAAGGAACTGTCTTGTTTACATTGTCTGCCTAGCCTTATTTCCCCTCTCGGCGAACAGCGAGCGGTGCACGAGAAGAGAAGCGCCAGTCAGCATTCCAGTGCCCGGCGTCGTGAAGAAACGGTCCAATGGGAAGTTCGGAAGGGCTGCATCCTTCGTAAAAATCTTGATGAGGATTTAGAAACCATTTCGCTTATGTTATCCGTGGCTTGCTTTCTGGGATTCCTTTAAattgaagaagagaaaaggtGATATCGTCACGTCGACCAGACCATAGTACATAGAGGGTGCTCTGCGGTTCAGCTTACAAGGCAACTGTTATTGTTATATTTGTAGTATacaacggcgccgttgccgatTCTCGGGGTCGGAACACGGCAATCTGCCTCTTTAACGCTGCCGTAGACGAAGATATTTATTTCTCGTTGTTTCTGCTGAAGCTTCCATGCGGGTCGGGCCAAACCAAGAGGCAACTTCGTCCATACGCTCTTCTATGCATACATACGTACTTTGTGACCAGCTATGGGGCCACGGAGTCTGACCCGTTCTCTCGTCCTACCCATCATCAGGCCTCCTGCCGTATCCTACCCGAGAACCAAGTTCGGAATTAAAACAGACGGAACCAAAAGAGAGGGCGATTGAATAAGCAAAGCGTGAGACAACGCCTCCCCTAAGATGTCTCTGAAATTGCACggcccgccctcctccctcgccgatCACTCGTGGCCCGACAAGGTTTGCCGGGGCCCCTTCCCACCTCCCCGGTCCGGCACCTGGTCCTTCGTATGTGAacaagggagagaggaaagaaaaacatTACGGTCAGCGAAACAAGATAACTCCCCACCGCGAGGAgattggagagagagagagagagagacagagaaggcgagagagagagagggcctCTAGCATCTAGAAACTCCCGAGTCCGAGAGGGAACATGACCCGGTCAAGGGATCGACCGCCAGtgtctccctcctcctaCGCACATAAAAATAGAATGGACGCCTGCCTTCTCCCTTGCTAGGAAGAAGGTCCCCCATGCGTAATACGGATGCTCTCCGTCGAGTCGAGAAGCCGCGTGCGCCCCGGACCTCGAGTCAGGATGGTCGGGATCCCACACGGTTTTCCATCAGAATCGGACACCAGTTGTAgagtagtagtagtagtagtagtagcagcagcatgtGCACAGGCAAAAATCGGACAAAAACACCGCTGAAGAAAAGCCCAccggccccctcccccctccctctccccaaGCCACCCTTCGCCACAGCCatgccccccttcccctcgtcAGCTTCTCCAGACGGGTTGGCGGGCAGGATCGAATGCAACATACGGAGGGTTTCAGCGAGGATGGGTACCGGCGGGCAACGATGGACGGCTCTGAAGCAATCCCTCAAACCTCGCAGCCTGTGGTTCACACCGCCCTCAACCCTCTTCTCAACGTCGTGGGTTGCGAACGAAGTTGTGTAGGTGAATCCGTCCCTCTTTGTGTTGACCTATCCGCGTCTTGTCTATGTGCGTGCTGCGCGCTCCGTCGATCGCTGTTCGCAATCAGGGAAAAAACCGTATGTATCcgcgcccccccctccttaCGTGCTGTCTGATATCGAGTGATTAATCCTCTCGCCAAGCCTAATGCAGCTATTGACGTGCAGGTCTCAATATCGGCTCGAAGACGCGGCGCACAGAAACAAAACGAAacggaagagagaaaaaaaaagtctgCGGGCTCTACTACCGTCCATCACCTACCGCATGGGGTCTCAGACACGCAGTCTGCAGTTTCTAATCAGCGATGATCCGTCAACCCAATCCCAGCACTGCATGCATattgtgtgtatgtgtgtgtatgtgtgtgtgtgtgtggtgtgtgtggtgtgtcTGCCCAAGAGATGTGCGGATTTGCTGCATGTCTTATCTCTCGGCGCTGAGGGAGTGCTCGTCAGACCTGATCTGCCGCGTCTGTTCGGGCGAAGACGCTAAAATCAGAGAGACTTCACTCACCTGCCGACCGATGCTATCAGCCGGTCTCAGGGGGTTCCAACATTTGGAGCCGCCTAATGCTCATTGGACCACCCCACAACAAGTCCCCACCGTCCAACGGACCAAAACGGCACGCTGAATTTCTTCGTGTTCCGATCACCCTGTCAAACGCGCCCAAGGGGCcaagaggaaaaaaaaaaaaaccggGGATCTGGTTCCGTTTTTTATTTCATTGCTCCAACCTTACCTACTGACCTTATGCAacgtacctaggtacgtTGTCGTTCAGCAGACCCGAAATACAACACCCCGACGAGCCGACTTGCCCGACCCCGAACGGACTCGACCGGAACCGAAatctccccctctctcttcccccctctcaaTAGcccgcggggggggggggggggggggggggcgctgTGGGTAAAAAAGGGTTCGTTTTCTTTGGAGGAGACGGACCCGTCCACCGGGCTCGGCAGCGGTTTACGCCTTGGGATATAcggtccccccccctctccccttctttcctttcGTTTCTGgttttttcctcttttttcgTCGTTCACGTGGTCCCTGGAAAAGATTTCAACGGTgagcctccctcccccttgaCCCCCATCAGGGTCTCCAGAATTTCCCACTGGCGGAAGACGCCGACAGTGACCAACAGATCTGGTTCAGCGCCGAGGAACAACCGCTTAACGACCATGACGCCTGCATACCGTACCGTATGATACATGGGAATCCCGTTTGACTGCCtgcccctctccctccccccccccccccctttgccaAGGGTGAGTACGTACAGCGTAAGTAGGCATGCCCACTTACTTAAATGGCAGCATGCTTTCTCGGCTGCATTGGGGTCTCCGTTTTAAACGTAACTTATCATATCCCTGAACGGTCTCGCCTAGCGCGACTCCATCTGTCTCTCGATTGGGAACAAGCAATACAGAATACCTAGTGCAGGTATCTAGGTAGTTAGGGGGAGGGAGACCGCCCCACCACCCCTTGGCGACGTATCTCGCCGCAACCTCAGGTGATGAGTCCGCGGCGCGGGACCAGAGTCCGGTGGGATGCACCGTCGATTCTTCCTTCACGGAAGGCCCACACCCGGCACTGCTGTGTGCCATGGGCAGCGTGAGCCAAGTTTGGCATTACGACATTCGGTTTTGTTTTCCTTTTCATCTTTTCTTGATTTCTTGGATTTCAAGAGTCTGGTATCACTACAAACGAGTCCCCGTGGGCGCCTGCTAAGAAAAAAATGCGGTCTGTCTTTCCGACCCGCGATGGCATCGCCGACCCGAGGGACATCCAtcgcggcgccgtcgcggacGGGGAGGGTAGACACTAAACAATACAAACGTACCAGAGAATAACATTACTCACCAGACCGTGTGAGAACCTTGGCCGGAGAACTGGGAATCGGCCGGCCCGGAAGCACCAGGAGGGATATATACACAAGAGTGATAAAAGGAGAGATACTGGTTGGTTCTGCGTCGTAGCCGCCCTTGCTTATCCCGACTCCGCGCGCGAGGAAGAACAAGTGGGGAAAAAGGTGATAGCAACAAATACTCGACATGGAATTATGAAAAGCAAACATGTATACTGGCTCGCAGTACACTCCAACGCGAGACCGCGCTTTATTCCATCCTTTCTCGCCGCtcctcccttttttttccatTTCGGTCTTCCTTTCACAACCCCGAGAGCGATGGGGGTTTGCTTATGCGAGGAGAGCGAAAGAGACGGCCATAACAGAGGCCAGGACCAGCGTCACGCTGCTGCCgagcgcgccggcgccgctgtccTCACCGGCCTTCTTGGTGCCGTTAACGCAGatctcggtgccgtcgagcGCGGCCAGAGGAACAACGGCCTTGGGCTCGCCCTTGGACATGAAGAGGGTGACGTtgccggtgccgtcggcggtgctggtCGCGCACGAGAGGACCTCAaccacctcgtcgccggggttgaagccgccgacgctgaGCTCGTATGTGTCGCCCTTGGAGCTCTTGTTGGTGATGCAGAAGACGACCTGGGCGCCCTCAGGGCCCTTGCGCAGGCAAAGGTGCGTGTTCTCGACAAAGAGCTGCTCAGAGGCCGTCGTGGCGAAGTTGTTGTTCAGGCTCTGCAGCTGGTTGCGCGTCTTGAGGAGCGTCGATGTCATCGTGTAGATGGGCGCCGACGTGTCGTACTTGGACTCCCAGAGGGGCTCACGGTTGAAGGGCGTCGAGTTTCCCTTGAAGTGCTGCTCTTGACCCTGGTAGACTGTTGAGACAAGCTTGTTAGCACTGGTTGATACGTCACCGAACGGGGTGGGGTTCGATgcagggggggaggggggaagggaggtATGTACTCACCGGTGGGGATGCCATCCGTCAAAAGAATGTAGGCCATAGCGTTCTTGGCGAGAGCAATATCGTCGTCGTAGACGGCGAAACGCGGCATGTCATGGTTCTCGATGAAGGATCCGAGGGCGAAGATGTCGGTGCAGCCGTCGCGGGCCTGGCTACGCCAGTCGGCGAGCTCGTTCATGTCgccgttgaagaagacggtgtTCAGGGGGTAGTACTCGATGTAGTTGGGCATGCCGGGCAGCAGGTTCAGGGTCTGGTAGCGGCAGAAGTCGGCGGGGGCGCCGGTCAAGA
This window contains:
- a CDS encoding Putative ankyrin repeat-containing domain superfamily, which translates into the protein MHGFLVSEATRQSPTQVLHAKRLNKDPRRRNSPQHQDLIATSLRLGGQKAEELPTNPSQACPESVVPPHPPPSPKAVLGQTDEPPEVSARTKTHEELPGSGSAVCADANVTDSRVLNEVPEPKSKIVAALLDDPSPVATESDDDPYREPKAIPKHRPPVFVYPHSEGKISPKFRQRFREVVNIFMYNIRGSAELRESTQFIDYTLRICGQSPETSHPSILVFCRQRDFKPLHGLLSNDRLRFQYCRKRSSRRDLWSGWPASRRPTTTTDQNVPLFDLYFWRSLQPRELLWGPRSTFFLDQGPSTGIASYLTMCGCLLIPRKNMERRSTLGYVVQLGPDYYGVTASHTFRSAEDEPKLPMARGESTHYDRSAVSAEHKDTVLTSGGSPYSDDWIGQQTENLQIDTSDDNEEFLVDDGEYESFTDEESDTEHVIDGARKKKGVWQKDWKRDEIPVVSFPQLAEYEVLGELDLDWALVKLEDADDWRPNAVMAKNGTDVIFLTEFASEYPERETPVLIATSGGAQFSGNLHSIPSVLGGVNGRVPSVMRTVTLDDGKLLSKGGSGSVVVDALTNQIFGHVVASNPLGEVYVSPVIGLLDHLKARYRETQVRLPEPLSTLRDMIAFHALRKNPALVDRLIQHYAKLDVAYASTHPPNELHQAIYSADVDSVRPLLRPDIYMKSKDYRGGAALHAASLYGHAEIVELIVESGFELDPVDQTGWTPLNNASHGGHAEVVRLLLSKGADPNIPTILTRTPLYTAAMEGHKEVIQLLLLQAGDRLDESARDYRGMMLLHAASQNGHAEVVELLLDRGTDLYVKDAQEETPLHHASRAGHLEVVRLLIERGADVNVEDLYRWTPLHHASRIGHLDVVKLLLDQGARLWAKDVEGWTPLYDASRFGRTEVVKLLLAHGAQVDDEALDGQTPLGCAEEGNHADIYELLLQAGTWDSKSAREKRTGDKIHPDADDDKLKEAKASGHANKPAPKHTKSGIVQQSQRDGEAFPKDSQLSRETRSTEVGTA
- a CDS encoding Putative FAD-binding domain, FAD/NAD(P)-binding domain superfamily, which translates into the protein MTPPAPRIVGICGAAIAGPTLALHLLSHPVLRTLFRPILFDQSPAPGPATTDESSPRHHQRAGASVALLPNGIHPLLALGLGDTIRTHGHECDDLSLWSGPSSLVRSPDAPLTHLKTMTNGFWSHEMRMGAVYFERAALQALLVDRVRELGGDVRWAKKAVRFDPAVALGESHDDDDAAAACRTRVGFADGTHLDVDLLVGADGGYSAVRRHILTLRDPQTAARRWLPDHMGMTGIYGISSADKMPASHTPERPFSESHSVWLPRGFLATGPCPGSMFRWDLILPEETAPETRADPANEETQAHHAKDGDGNRDGDGDEEPWHDAIAAGQYPRSATVAILRAHLRLRHPFAGDFATMLASADRIVHTPLRQRVWRRDEIQWAAPDTRGTGPVVLIGDAARLMLPTSGQGTGFAIEDATVLAAALLRHCGPSAVGRGRGVLRAAVEEYAGLRVPRSEKMAVVASWAGSVGVGSTWYYRMMRYLAAKLASGADLKAKKAKDPWPMDGRFNVEETT
- a CDS encoding Putative glycosyl hydrolase, family 13, catalytic domain, alpha-amylase, Alpha-amylase, domain C — translated: MRTSTFAWAALSALSALVTAADLEAWKSRSIYQVMIDRYAHDDGSTDHDCTLYQFCGGTWKGLMNKLDYIQDMGFTAIQISPIVKNMDDDTAVGEAYHGYWSLDNYALNDKYGTKADFEALVTEMHKRDMYIMVDVVVNNMVQKLEELPPKLDYSNFNPFNDEKYFHPYCNVTEWDNSTDYQDCWLYPYGVALADLATETQPVVDEFSKWIKELVSNYSIDGLRIDAAKHVNDEFLPTFVNASGVFAFGEVLTGAPADFCRYQTLNLLPGMPNYIEYYPLNTVFFNGDMNELADWRSQARDGCTDIFALGSFIENHDMPRFAVYDDDIALAKNAMAYILLTDGIPTVYQGQEQHFKGNSTPFNREPLWESKYDTSAPIYTMTSTLLKTRNQLQSLNNNFATTASEQLFVENTHLCLRKGPEGAQVVFCITNKSSKGDTYELSVGGFNPGDEVVEVLSCATSTADGTGNVTLFMSKGEPKAVVPLAALDGTEICVNGTKKAGEDSGAGALGSSVTLVLASVMAVSFALLA